GCAACTCGCACGCGGCCACGGGGCTGGCCATCAAACTACCGCAGAGCTATGTACCCGTAGCTGGGTTCCATATTCAGGAGGAGCCTTTACCTCATGTAAGTGCGACTTGTATAAAACTTGTTAAACATACTGACAAAAATAACCTAGGGACAAAATTTTGTTTCAGCATATTAAGGTTTATCAAtggttatcatcatcatcacaggcctttgcgtctattgcagacgatttacacATTGCTGTTTAGACAACGGGTTATAATCCGGCATATACTCGTATGGGGAACGATATCACGTGGAGTGAAATgtaagtggtttgtcaggatcgtagcaaatgTAAATCCGTGATATCTTCCCATCCCTCTGggatatatgtatgtaggtatagtcCGATTAGTCCGTCAGATTACCTATTGATGATTTGCTCATACCTACAAGTATCTATCTCAGACGATATGATCTGAAAAAGCTCACCCAAGAGAAGAATGTACGTTTGTAGATAAACGTGTACATGTTTGAGGGTAATCATAAATACTCTCAATTTATTTCATGACTTTGCAGAATTTACTAAAGATCATGGATGACGCGCACGACGGAGTAATATACTTCAGTATGGGATCTCTACTGAAGTCCAGGCGCATGCCAGACACCCTGAAACAAGGCCTCCTGGCCATGTTCGGGAGTTTGAGGCAAACTGTCATTTGGAAACTGGAAGAAACGCCGGAGAATGTGCCCAAGAACGTCCACATCTTCAGCTTCGTACCGCAGCAAAGTGTTTtaggtaaaacataaataaaattgaaCTTTTTACATAAAGTGAGACTGAATGCTTGCTGCTACATTTAAAGTTACGTAAAACAGGGTACCTTTAAATGCTTCAAGTCATACACTGTAATTGAGATGGAAATGTTCTATAGCGGATTAATAGGAATATATAGTCACCTCACTAAGTACTTATATGAACAGTTTCagcaaaataatgaataatggtAATTTTAAGGCAGTTTAATCACCGCCGCCATAGTTTTATTGCAACCATACCTCACGATAGATTTAAAAACTTAATGTAAAAGAACATGACTGCTTTTCACGATTAGACGTGCCACTAAGGTTAAAGCTTACGGCACGTAAGGCGTTTCCACTGAAATTCACAACGACCCTCTGTAATAAAGAACCACATATTTCAAGGCTCTAATAcccaataaatattattttatttccggTTGTCGCTCTCATAAAACGTTTTACATGGtgcttttttccgcacttgttcaCAAAGTAATACATTACTTcatgtcgaaacttcagaggatcataatgtactgaaaaacgtagtACAATGTACGGGAAGAAGAAATTTGTAACGAGTCGATTTAACACTCTTTTCGATCGTGTTTAATATATCGCCGCTAGTTTCGAATTTCTTCTTCGCCGCACTTGTATCGCAACACAATTTCTCCCAGCTCACCCAAACTGCATCCTCTTCATCACGCACGGCGGCCAACTGTCCACCACCGAGGCGCTCCATTTCGCCGTGCCCATCCTCGGTGTGCCCGTCTTCGGGGACCAGTTCCGCAACATATTCCGGGCCGTGCAGAAAGGCTTCGCGCGGCACGCTCGGGCCGGCCTCGAGCTGCCGCGGGATTTGAAAACGGAGATTCAGGAGATGATTGGTAACCCTAAGTAAGCGTCCGACTCTATCTATAGCTTTGAGACGGCGGAGTGTACACACAATCACTCCGATGTGAAACGTCTTCTTTCCACCACCGAGGCCCTCCACTCCGCCGTGCCCAACCTCGGTGTGCCGATCTTCGGGGACCAGTTCCGCAACGTGTTCAGGGCCGTGCTGAAAGGCTTCGCGCGATACGCTCGGGCCGGCCACGAGCTGCCGCGCGACTTGAAAGCGGAGATTCAGGAGATGATCGGTAACCCCAAGTAAGTTTATGACTTTATCTCTTAATCTCTAAAGTCATAAACTTACTTGGGGTTACCGATCATCTCCTGAATCTCCGCTTTCAAGTCGCGCGGCAGCTCGTGGCCGGCCCGAGCGAGATGTTCGCTCCTCTCAAAGCTCATAGTTGCTAGAGATAGCAACTATGAGCTTTGAGAGGAGCGAACATAAGCGGTGCGCGGGAAATGCGTTCATTCCTTTGGTAGACTGCCTTCGCCGCACGCCGCTATGGTTTCATAAGAGTGCCACTAAGTGAATATggattatagaccttaaactttcgtgagacatattaaaAATAGGGATGTACCTAAGTACTCACTCTTTTAATATATCGCGTTcggcgacatgtttcgagtcaaATGAAGACCAGTCAGGCATGAGTGCTCCGTCTAGCGACTGCTCTACTCTCCCCGTTGCCGCCCTGTCATCGCGCGCGAAACGGGCTGAGCGGCTAGCGGCGCGGGCAGTTTATCATATAGCGCGTGCAAATGTACTTATTTCTAAGTTTTGATAAACGATACCCAGTCAATCCCATGCGCGTTGTCGACCTCTTATTTAGCGATAGTGTGTAGGTATGTAGGTGACTCCAAACTGATTTAGTACTCAAATCGCTTCAGGTACCGTGAGGTCGCGCGCGAGTTGTCCCTGATGTACCACGACCGGCGTGCGACGGGCGCGGAGCTGGTGCAGTGGGTGGAGCGCGTGGTGCGCACGCGCGGCGCGCCGCATCTGCGCTCTCCTGCGCTCCTGGTGCCCTGGTACCAGAAGATGTATCTAGACCTGATGTCTCTGGTGGTTGGAGTCGTTTTAGTCATTTATTTTGCTGTAATACGTGTACTATGTATGGTTAAGAAGATTGATCTGATTAAGAAGAATAGATGATCAATGATTAATGTTTCGTGCTAGTGTAGAGAGTAGGTACCTCAATGTGTTGGGTTCTTGTGGTTATAGTTTTTTTATTGggtgtttttgtttgaaaatattagatgattcatgttgttttattgaGGTTACTATACAAGACAACCAGTAAATAAAGATAGGTACTGTTTGTTTAATAAATCTTTGtttaagtatttaaatttaGACCAAATTCGAGGAATTGATCCTGTCACGGAATTCTACGAGACTTTTTTCGTGAAGAAGTTAAAGGAAAAACACTTGATAAATtagtttttaattcattttattcaacaggcgaaACAGGTAACAATGTTGTGCACAGAAATATCACGTAAATTATGCTATGTgtaccttatattataaatttataagaTAAACCTTTCATGTTGATATT
This genomic window from Leguminivora glycinivorella isolate SPB_JAAS2020 chromosome 1, LegGlyc_1.1, whole genome shotgun sequence contains:
- the LOC125233103 gene encoding UDP-glucosyltransferase 2-like, with translation MRLSTSIILLSVLGWGCSYRILLVFPLPGVRSHSILGEGIVRHLLAAGHNVTYITAVPSKLSAPELRQIDVSSIKKVFHAEDFCDIDKVLGQGKEIEFHHLDILRRHLMVANYTATHKRVQELMMDPQEQFDLVILDWISTEFLAGLSPVLKCPFTWLSSMEPHGRVLSLVDEWPSPAYVPRSHSRATPPLTFAQRATELWNMLAIMYTKWQLMSEEQALYERAFGRAAAARGRRLPPLEAVKYNASLMLGNSHAATGLAIKLPQSYVPVAGFHIQEEPLPHNLLKIMDDAHDGVIYFSMGSLLKSRRMPDTLKQGLLAMFGSLRQTVIWKLEETPENVPKNVHIFSFVPQQSVLAHPNCILFITHGGQLSTTEALHFAVPILGVPVFGDQFRNIFRAVQKGFARHARAGLELPRDLKTEIQEMIGNPKYREVARELSLMYHDRRATGAELVQWVERVVRTRGAPHLRSPALLVPWYQKMYLDLMSLVVGVVLVIYFAVIRVLCMVKKIDLIKKNR